From the Anaeromyxobacter dehalogenans 2CP-1 genome, the window TGCAACAGGCCGTCAGCTCCATAGACGTACGTCCGAATCGGATTGCCATCGGCGTCCTGCACATGGCCGAGGTCCGAATCTTGATAGCCGTAGGTCGCGTACGTTTGGCCATCGTATCGGAGCTCCCGAACGAGCCCTTCGCTACAGGCGTTCGCCGACCGAAGCTCCAGAGAGTGCCCAAGGTCGTCGGACAGCCCGATGAGGATGCCGCCCGGCCTGTCGTAGGACAAATAGGTCACGTTGCCATACGGGTCGACCTTCTCGACGAGCCGGGCTGCGCCTCCCTCCCGCGGGTCGACGCATGTCCTGTCCAGCGATCCACAGGAATCGCAGACGGTCGCGAACCTCAGCTCCGTTCCGTCGACCATGAAGACGGTCCAAGTCGAGTTTGGACGCCGCACCAGCACGTTCGGATTGTCGGAACGCGTCACCGCAGTGTCACCCCTGCGAAAGACCTCCCATACCTCCGTCCCGTCGACGGACGTCACGTTCCCGGATCGGCGGAAGACGAGTGCGGACTGAATCCCCCGGACAACGGTGCAATACTCACCCAAGCACGAGAGGGTCGCCTCCCAGTCATGGTGCCATCCCCTGCCAAACACTCCGACCGGACCGCCCCACAGGGACGCGTCCGCGCTCGAGTAGGTCCGCGTGATGCCGAGGTTGACCACTGCGCTCACGGAGAAGTCCGTGAACGGTTCCGTCACGGCGCTTCTGGTCGCCAGCAGGATCGGGTCAGCCCCGGCAACCCCTCCGAGGCAATTGGGAGGCTTCGGGGACGGTCCTGCGCCTGGCGGCGGAGGAGGAAGCGGGGGCCCCGGCGGCGGTTCGGGCGCACAGCCCTCATCTGCCAGTCCATTGCAGTTCTCGTCCGTGCCGTTACCGCAGACCTCCAGCGCGTCCGCCTTGAAGGGATCGCACGTGGCGACCGTCGCAGGGTTGCACGATCGCGACGAGCAGGCCGCAGTGCACGTGCATGGTGGCTCCCCGATCGTGCATCCTTCGTCGATGCAACCATCGAAGTCGTCGTCTATGCCATTCCCTGAGTCATCGGCGGCGCACAGGTCCTGCGGCGACCCGATCTCCGTGCAGGAGGCGGCGCTCGAGTCGCCGTCGCACACGCATGCGCTCGGGTCTGGATAGAAGGCACAGTACCCTGAGCAACTCGTCTCGACCCAGCAATCCGAACTCTCGCCATAATGGCGATCGCAAATGACCGGCCCGGCAGGCTGCTGAGTCCCACAATAGTACCGCTGACTCAGGATGCATGTATGGGTGTCCGTCATCAATGAATGCCGACACAGGGCCGCGTCCTGCCCGAACCACCACTTCTTGTAGGTCTTGCTGTTGCACGCGGGGGCCTGCGCTGACGCAGAACCTGCCACAACCAGCAGCGCACACGTGACGAGAAGGCGCTTACCCATGGAAGCTCCAGGACGGGCGAGCATGCCTGACCTGCCCCCCGAAAACTGGACGGTTCTTAGCGTGAGTCCTCTACTGGCAGTGGAGGACGGATGCGGAAGAGTAAGTTCACCGAGGAGCAGATCATCAAGGTGCTGAAGGAGGTCGATGCCGGGGCCAAGGTCCAGGACGTCGTCCGCCGGCTCGGGATCACCGAGACCACCTTCTACCGGTGGAAGTCGAAGTACGGCGGGCTCGAGGTCAGCGACGCGAAGCGGCTTCGTGCGCTCGAGGACGAGAACCGGAAACTGAAGACGCTCGTGGCGGACCTCACGCTCGACAAGCAGGCGCTGCAGCACCTTCTCGGAAAAAAATGGTAGGGCCCGTCGCGCTCCGCCTCGGTGTCGAAGAGATCCGGGCGGAGTTCGCGATGAAGAAGCGGCGGGCCTGCCGCGTCGTCGGACTCGCGCCGGCGACCTACTATTACCGCGCGCGTCGCCCGGAGCGGGTCGACCTCCGGGAGAAGCTGAAGGCGTTCGCCGCCGAGCGGCCGCGCTGGGGCTACCGGCGCCTCCACGTCCTGCTGAAGCGCGAGGGTCACGCGGTGAACCACAAGCTCGTCTTCCGCCTCTACCGCGCGGAAGGCCTGGCAGTCAGGCGAAAGAAGCGCAAACGCATCGCTGCGTCGGTCCGGGTTCTCCCGCCACCGCCGACGCGGCCGCGCCAGCAGTGGACGATGGACTTCACCCAGGACTCGCTCGCGAGCGGGCGCCAGTTCAGGACGCTCAACGTGATCGACACCTTCACTCGCGAGTGCGTCGTCATCGAGGTCGACCACTCGCTGCCGGGCGCCCGGGTCGTCCGCGTCCTCGAGCGCCTCGTCGAGCTCTGCGGGAAGCCCGAGGTGATCCGGGTCGACAACGGCACCGAGTTCACGAGCCACGTCGTCGACGCGTGGGCGTACGAGAACGGCATCAAACTCGACTTCATCCGCCCGGGCAAGCCGACCGAGAACGGGCACATCGAGAGTTTCAACGGGAAGTTCAGGGACGAGTGCCTGAACGAGAACTGGTTCATCAGCCTCGACGACGCGCGCAGGAAGATCGAGGCGTACCGAGTCGACTACAACCAGGTCCGGCCGCACAGCTCGCTGGACAATCAGACGCCAAACGAGTTTGCTCGCAGTCTCGCCGGGCTCACGAAGCTAGCCGTCTAAAGTCGGGGGGCAGGTCAACGATCCCAACGGAACGGTCGTCGGCGTCGCCGTGAGCGCGGTGACGACGAGGTCCGGCTTCGTGATGGTGATGACCGGGCCAGTGATCGCATTGTTCGTCTCGTCCGACTCGTCGATGTAGGTACTGTCGACGATCGCCCCCACGTAATAGGTTCCGGTGATGCTGGTGGACGGGGAGAGCGTCGTCGTCGCCGAGTTCGACTGCCCCGGTGTCATCGCGGCCCCAATGCTGCGGCTGCCAATCGAGATGTCGGAGGCCGTGATGACAGGATCCGTCGACAGGTAGTACCTGACGTAGAAGCTCGAGAGTGTCTTGCCGCCCGTCACGGTCACGGAGTCCGTCACCGTCAACGACGATCCCAATGGAACGGTCGTCGGCGTCGCCGTGAGCGCGGTGACGACGAGGTCCGGCTTCGTGATGGTGATGACCGGCCCCGCGAGCGCGTTGTTCGTCTCGTCCGACTCGCTCACCTGCGACGTCGCATCCACGATCGCGCCGACGTAGTACGTCCCGCTGATGCTCGTGGGCGGAGAGAACGCCAGCGTCGCCGTGCTCGATTCACCATCCTTCAGACCTGCCGACAGGTAGCGGTTTCCGAGCGGCACGTCCGACGTCGTGATCGTCGGGTCGGACGACAGGTAGTACTTGACGTATATCGTGTTGCTCGCCTTGCCTCCGGCACAGGTCACCGTGTCAGTAACGGTGAGCGGCGAGCCCAGCGGCACCGTGGCCGGGGTTGCGCTCACCGCCGTGACGACGAGATCCGGCTTCGTGATGGTGATGACCGGCCCCGCGAGCGCGTTGTTCGTCTCGTCCGACTCGCTCACCTGCGACGTCGTGTCGACGATCGCGCCGACGTAGTACGTCCCGCTGATGCTCGTCGGCGGCGAGAACGTCAGCGTCGCTGTACTCGATTCGCCGTCCTTCAGACCAGCCGACAGGTGGCGGTTACCGAGCACTACATCCGAGGTGGTGATCGTCGGATCCGTCGATAGGTAGTAATGCACGTAGAACCCATTGACCGCGCCGCCCCCCGAGGCCGCGACCGTTGACTCGACCGTCACCGTGGAACCGAGCGGCACCGTGGGCGGCGACGCCGAGATTGCCGCCACCGTGAGGTCGACCGCAGCGGCCGGATACGCCGACGCGAGCGTCAGCGCCAAGATCACGTTTCGAAGTCGATCCATGCCCTCACCCGGCGCCCGGGCCGCCCGCGCGACACGCGGCCGGCCTCGCACTCTACGTGAGGACACGCTACTTGACTGATCGTTCAACGCCAAGCGGCATCGGTTCGCCGCCGGCAACCCCTTGCCGTCGCGGAGAGATTTTCCCGTGGGTCAACAGGGACCGTAGCGTGCAGCGACGCGCGCGCGCCTGCGGCCCGCCCGCCCCGCGTGCCGCGCCCGCGCTCGGGCGCTGCCCCGCCCCTACCCCGCCCGCCTGTAAAGCCTCACCGAGAACCAGGCGCGGTCGTCGGCCCAGGCGCGCTCGAGCTGCCAGCCGGCGATGGCGGCGAGCGTGTCGAACGCGCGCGGCTCCCACTTGTACGCGCTCTCGGTGTGGATGGTCTCGCCCTCGCGGAACGTGAAGGGCGCCCCGGCCACGTGGACCACCTGCGCCTGCAGGCTCTCGAGGTGCATCTCCACCCGCGACAGGCGCGCATCCCACAGCGAGCGGTGGCGGAACTGCGAGAGGCGGAAGTCGCCGTCCAGCTCGCGGTCGATCCGGGCGAGCAGGTTCAGGTCGAACGCGGCGGTGATCCCGCGGGCGTCGTCGTAGGCGCGCTCCAGCGTGCCGGCCTCCTTGGGCAGGTCGAGGCCGAGCAGCAGCCCGCCGCCGGGGCCGGCGTCGCGCGCCATGCGGCGCAGGATCCCGACCGCCTCGGGGGGATCGAAGTTGCCGATGGTGGAGCCGGGGAAGAACGCGAGACGGCGCGCGCACGGCAGGTCGAGGCCGGGCAGCGCCACGGGCTCGGTGAAGTCGGCCACCACCGGCCGCACCGGCAACCCGGGGAAGCGCGCCTCGAGCTGCCGCGCCGCCGCGGCCAGCGCCTCGCCGGCGATGTCCACCGGCACGAACGCGGCCGGCCGTTCGAGCGCGGCGAGCAGGAGCTGCGTCTTGCGGCCCGAGCCGACGCCGTACTCGAACACGAGCGCGTCGGGCCCGATCGCCTCGCCGATCTCGGGCGCGTGGCGCTCCAGGATCCGCAGCTCGGTGCGCGCCGGGTAGTACTCCGGCTGCTCGCAGATGAGCTCGTACAGCGCCGAGCCGCGCGCGTCGTACAGCCACTTCGGCGAGATGGCCTTCCGCGGCGCCGCCAGGCCCTTCAGCACCTCTTCCAGGAAGCGGTCCGCCTCCGCCCGCTGCGCGATCCCGCTCTCCGCCTCTCCCAGTCCGATCACAGGTCCCTCGCGAGCCGGACCCCGGTGAACTGCCACCGGGCGTCCGGGTGGAAGAAGTTGCGGTAGCTCGCGCGCAGGTGGCGCCGCGGCGACGCGCAGGACCCTCCGCGCAGCACCTGCTGCCCCACCATGAACTTCCCGTTGTACTCGCCCAGCGCGCCCGCGGCCGGGCGGTACCCCGGATACGGCCCGTACGCGCTCGCGGTCCACTCCCAGACGTCGCCGAGCACCTGCCGCGCCCCGCGGCCGGGCGTGGCGGCCGCGGGGTGGAAGCGGCCGTCCTCGGCGAACGTGCCGTCGCCGCCCTCGCGCACCTCCGCGTGCGCCTCCCACTCCGCCTCGGTGGGGAGCCGCGCGCCGGCGAAGCGCGCGTACGCGTCGGCCTCGTACCAGGAGACGTGCGCCACCGGCTCGGCGGGGTCGAGCGGCCGCACCCCACCGAGCGTGAACTGGAGCCAGCCGTCGCGGTCGGGGATCCAGTGCAGCGGCGCGGTCCACCCGTGCCGGCGCACCGCGTCCCAGCCCTCCGACATCCACAGGTCGGGCCGGCGGTACCCGTCGGCCGCCACGAACTCCAGCCACTCGCCGCAGGTCACCGGCCGGCTGGCGAGCGCGTGCGGCGGGACCAGCGCCGCGTGGCGGGGCCGCTCGTGGTCGAACGCGAAGCCCTCCGCGCCGGCGCCGAGCTCCACCCGTCCGCCGGCGTGCCCGAGCCAGGCGAGGCGCGGCGCGGGCCCGGACGCGGGCGGCGGCGGGGCCGCGGCGTAGGCGGGCCGGAGCGGGCTCGCCGAGAACGCGTGCTTGAGATCGGTGAGCAGGAGCTCCTGGTGCTGCTCCTCGTGCGCGATCCCCAGCTCGACCACGTCGAGCAGGTCCGCGTCGCGCGCGCGCGCCAGCGCCGCGTCGAGCCGCGCGTCCACCTCGGCGCGGTAGCGGAGCACCTCCTCGAGCGGCGGGCGCGAGAGCAGGCCGCGCTCCGGCCGCGGCTGCCGCGGCCCCAGCGCCTCGTAGTACGAGTTGAACAGGTAGCCGTAGGCCGGGTCGAACGGGCGGTGCGTCCGCTCGGCGCGCGCCAGCACGAACGTCTCGAAGAACCAGGTGGTGTGCCCGAGGTGCCACTTGGCCGGGCTCGCGTCCGGCATCGACTGCAGCATGGCGTCCTCGGGGGTGAGCCGCGCGGCGAGCCCCGCCGTGGCCCGGCGCACCTCGGCGGCGCGCGCACGCAGCGCGGCGGCGCGGGCGTCCCCCGCGCGCTCGCCCTCCCCAGGGGCGGTCCGGCGGGCTTGCGGTCCGGGCACGCCAGGAAACCTCTCCACGCGGACGGGGCGCCGCAACGGAATCGACGCCCCGGGCGGCTCCCGTTCGAGGCGCGCGCGCCCGGGCGCGCCGGCTGCGCGGGGGTGCCGCCTCCGGCGGGGTGCCGCCCGCACGGCGCCGTCCGGACGAAGCGCGATCGCGCGACACGGACGGGGACGTCCGGGGTAGTTTCGCCTCGACATGGCCGACCCCTCCGCCCTCCTCCGCGCCCGCCTGGCCGAGCGCGCCGCCCGCGTCGCCCGGCTCGACGGCGCCGACGCCTGGGTCGCCCGCGCGCGCCTCGCGGTGGCCGTCGGCGCGGTCGCGATGGCGGTGCTGGTGTTCGGGACCCACGCGCTCCACGCGCGCTGGCTCGCCCTCCCCGCGGCGGCGTTCCTCGCGCTCGTCGTCGTCCACGACCGCGT encodes:
- a CDS encoding IS3-like element ISAde3 family transposase (programmed frameshift), producing MRKSKFTEEQIIKVLKEVDAGAKVQDVVRRLGITETTFYRWKSKYGGLEVSDAKRLRALEDENRKLKTLVADLTLDKQALQHLLGKKMVGPVALRLGVEEIRAEFAMKKRRACRVVGLAPATYYYRARRPERVDLREKLKAFAAERPRWGYRRLHVLLKREGHAVNHKLVFRLYRAEGLAVRRKKRKRIAASVRVLPPPPTRPRQQWTMDFTQDSLASGRQFRTLNVIDTFTRECVVIEVDHSLPGARVVRVLERLVELCGKPEVIRVDNGTEFTSHVVDAWAYENGIKLDFIRPGKPTENGHIESFNGKFRDECLNENWFISLDDARRKIEAYRVDYNQVRPHSSLDNQTPNEFARSLAGLTKLAV
- a CDS encoding CARDB domain-containing protein, producing MILALTLASAYPAAAVDLTVAAISASPPTVPLGSTVTVESTVAASGGGAVNGFYVHYYLSTDPTITTSDVVLGNRHLSAGLKDGESSTATLTFSPPTSISGTYYVGAIVDTTSQVSESDETNNALAGPVITITKPDLVVTAVSATPATVPLGSPLTVTDTVTCAGGKASNTIYVKYYLSSDPTITTSDVPLGNRYLSAGLKDGESSTATLAFSPPTSISGTYYVGAIVDATSQVSESDETNNALAGPVITITKPDLVVTALTATPTTVPLGSSLTVTDSVTVTGGKTLSSFYVRYYLSTDPVITASDISIGSRSIGAAMTPGQSNSATTTLSPSTSITGTYYVGAIVDSTYIDESDETNNAITGPVITITKPDLVVTALTATPTTVPLGSLTCPPTLDG
- the egtD gene encoding L-histidine N(alpha)-methyltransferase; translation: MIGLGEAESGIAQRAEADRFLEEVLKGLAAPRKAISPKWLYDARGSALYELICEQPEYYPARTELRILERHAPEIGEAIGPDALVFEYGVGSGRKTQLLLAALERPAAFVPVDIAGEALAAAARQLEARFPGLPVRPVVADFTEPVALPGLDLPCARRLAFFPGSTIGNFDPPEAVGILRRMARDAGPGGGLLLGLDLPKEAGTLERAYDDARGITAAFDLNLLARIDRELDGDFRLSQFRHRSLWDARLSRVEMHLESLQAQVVHVAGAPFTFREGETIHTESAYKWEPRAFDTLAAIAGWQLERAWADDRAWFSVRLYRRAG
- the egtB gene encoding ergothioneine biosynthesis protein EgtB, whose amino-acid sequence is MPGPQARRTAPGEGERAGDARAAALRARAAEVRRATAGLAARLTPEDAMLQSMPDASPAKWHLGHTTWFFETFVLARAERTHRPFDPAYGYLFNSYYEALGPRQPRPERGLLSRPPLEEVLRYRAEVDARLDAALARARDADLLDVVELGIAHEEQHQELLLTDLKHAFSASPLRPAYAAAPPPPASGPAPRLAWLGHAGGRVELGAGAEGFAFDHERPRHAALVPPHALASRPVTCGEWLEFVAADGYRRPDLWMSEGWDAVRRHGWTAPLHWIPDRDGWLQFTLGGVRPLDPAEPVAHVSWYEADAYARFAGARLPTEAEWEAHAEVREGGDGTFAEDGRFHPAAATPGRGARQVLGDVWEWTASAYGPYPGYRPAAGALGEYNGKFMVGQQVLRGGSCASPRRHLRASYRNFFHPDARWQFTGVRLARDL